One genomic window of Mustela lutreola isolate mMusLut2 chromosome 14, mMusLut2.pri, whole genome shotgun sequence includes the following:
- the ETV3 gene encoding ETS translocation variant 3: MKAGCSLVEKPEGGGGYQFPDWAYKTESSPGSRQIQLWHFILELLQKEEFRHVIAWQQGEYGEFVIKDPDEVARLWGRRKCKPQMNYDKLSRALRYYYNKRILHKTKGKRFTYKFNFNKLVMPNYPFINIRSSGVVPQSAPPVPTASSRFHFPPLDPHSPPSDVQPGRFSASSLAASGQESSNGADRKGELPELEDGSAADWRRGVDLLSSRSSIAGGLGHQKRKPDIMLPLFSRPGVYPDPHSPFAVSPLPGRGGVLNVPISPALSLTPTVFSYSPSPGLSPFTGSSCFSFNPEEMKHYLHSQACSVFNYHLSPRTFPRYPGLMVPPLQCQMHPEESAQFSIKLQPPPAGRKNRERAESSAQSGPATAPAAAPVPPRIKVEPASDKDPESLRPLGREEERSREEGAAPSRTTEEEKGTVFARPAAPVWPPSAVSSPSEEALAVTDDSEDRPGREPGAPEKKEDALMPPKLRLKRRWNGAPEAREPSKSSRVLWSGPGPRGLATAAADA; encoded by the exons ATGAAAGCAGGCTGTAGCCTCGTGGAGAAGCCAGAAGGAGGTGGAG GGTATCAGTTTCCTGACTGGGCCTACAAGACCGAGTCGTCCCCGGGCTCCCGGCAGATCCAGCTGTGGCACTTCATCCTGGAGCTGCTGCAGAAGGAGGAGTTCCGCCATGTCATCGCCTGGCAGCAGGGAGAGTACGGGGAGTTCGTCATCAAGGACCCCGACGAGGTGGCCCGCCTCTGGGGCCGCAGGAAGTGCAAGCCCCAGATGAACTATGACAAGCTGAGCCGGGCCCTCAG ATACTATTACAACAAGAGGATCCTTcataaaacaaaagggaaaaggtttacatataaatttaacTTCAACAAGCTGGTGATGCCCAACTACCCATTCATCAACATTCGGTCGAGTG GTGTGGTTCCCCAGAGTGCGCCACCAGTGCCAACTGCCTCTTCCCGGTTCCATTTCCCACCTCTGGACCCCCATTCTCCACCGAGTGACGTGCAGCCGGGCCGGTTCTCCGCGAGCTCCCTCGCTGCTTCTGGCCAGGAGTCGAGCAATGGCGCAGATAGAAAGGGGGAGCTTCCGGAGCTGGAGGACGGCTCAGCCGCCGACTGGCGCCGGGGCGTGGATCTCCTGTCCTCCCGGAGCTCCATCGCAGGAGGGCTCGGCCATCAGAAACGCAAGCCTGACATCATGCTTCCTCTGTTCAGCAGGCCCGGGGTGTACCCTGACCCGCACAGTCCCTTCGCGGTCTCCCCGCTGCCTGGCCGTGGAGGTGTTCTGAACGTCCCCATCTCGCCGGCTCTCTCCCTGACTCCCACCGTCTTCTCCTACAGCCCGTCGCCAGGCCTCAGCCCCTTCACCGGCAGCAGCTGCTTCTCCTTCAACCCCGAGGAAATGAAACACTACCTTCACTCTCAGGCCTGCTCTGTGTTCAACTACCATCTGAGTCCCCGGACCTTTCCCCGCTACCCAGGACTCATGGTCCCGCCGCTGCAGTGCCAGATGCATCCCGAGGAGTCAGCCCAGTTCTCCATCAAGCTGCAGCCGCCTCCCGCCGGGCGGAAGAACCGGGAGAGGGCGGAGAGTAGTGCGCAGTCTGGCCCGGCCACCGCGCCCGCCGCGGCTCCTGTCCCCCCAAGAATTAAGGTGGAGCCGGCCTCCGACAAGGATCCCGAGAGTCTCCGGCCGTTGGGGCGAGAGGAGGAGCGCTCCCGCGAGGAGGGCGCTGCGCCGAGCAGGACCACGGAGGAGGAGAAAGGCACCGTCTTTGCCCGCCCGGCCGCGCCGGTCTGGCCGCCCAGCGCCGTGAGCAGCCCGAGTGAAGAAGCCCTAGCGGTGACTGACGACAGCGAGGACAGGCCCGGCAGAGAGCCCGGCGCGCCGGAGAAGAAGGAAGACGCCCTCATGCCCCCCAAGCTCCGGCTGAAGCGGCGCTGGAATGGCGCCCCCGAAGCCCGAGAGCCAAGCAAGAGCAGCAGGGTCCTCTGGAGCGGGCCCGGGCCCCGGGGCCTGGCCACGGCCGCCGCCGACGCCTAG